DNA from Microbacterium sp. W4I20:
GGGCATGCTCTCCTCCTTCGGCCGTTTCCCGTCACTCCATGTTCAGAGCATCCTGCGCCCGTCCGGCGAGCTTCTCGACCGTGTTCGGAAGTTCCGTCGTGCCATAGAAGCGCGAGTCGGGGTGCGTGGGTGGGGGCATCGGCACCCCTGCCTCCGGCTCGGGCAGGTAGGTGAACTCTCCTTTGCCGTCGGGTGTCGGCCCGGACGCCCAGGAACCTTCTGCGGCCTGCGCGCCGTCGGAGAAGTTGATGTATTGGTAGGACACGTCGCGTTCCTCTTTGTCGATCGGGAAGTTGCTCGGGACGGGGAGGGCTTCGACGCCCTCGGCCTGCAGCTCGGCTGCGGCGGCCAGCCATTGGTTCTGGTGCATGGTGTCGCGGGCGAGCAGGAAGGAGAGCAGGTCGCGCACTCCGTGGTCGTCGGTCATGTGGTGCAGCCGGGCCACCTGCACGCGGCCCTGCATCTCGGCGTTCGCGTTGGCCTGGAAATCGGCGAGCAGGTTGCCGCTGCCGGTGATGTAGCTGCCCGACCAGGGGTTGCCCATGCTGTCGACGGGGCGGGCGCCTGCACCCGCGACGATGCCGTGCTGGATGTCGGTTCCGCCGATGACTGCGGCTACCGTCGGGTCGCTCTGCACCGCGTCTTCGGTGATGCCTAGCGGGGACTTCTCGAGAAGCTGCGCGATCATGACGGCGAGCATCTCGACGTGCCCCATCTCCTCGGCGCCGATGCCGAACACGAGGTCGCGGTATTTTCCGGGGATGTGCATGTTCCAGGCTTGGAACTGGTACTGCAACGCCACCGTGATCTCGCCGTACTGCCCGCCGAGAACCTCTTGCAGCTTTCGCGCGTAGATCGCGTCCGGCTTGTCGGGCGTCGCCTTGTGCTGAAGCTCTTGCCTGTGGAAAAACATCGCGTCTCCCGTTCCGCGCCGCTCGGGGAGGGGATCGGTTGATCGTGGCGGCGCTGTGGGACCTATGGAAAAGCCCGGACGGTTTTTCTCCCACGGCCTTGCCGGAACGAAGAGACGGGGGTACAACGCACGCGCGACGGCACCCAGAAAAGCGTCCGGGAGCCCTCACGCCGGCGGTTATACCCCCACGCACGCGATACGGCAAGCTGTTGCAGCTGATGAGTTCCCGTTCGTATCTTCATCTGAAACAGACCAGTGGCCAGTCTCGGCCCGGGTCGCCGGCCACCTTTGAGCAATCTGCCGTTTCCGCTGTCGGAACACGGCCCGTCGAGGAGTACCCATGACCGAGGTTCGTGACCCCGCCGTCGGCACGGTTCCGGAGCGGACCGCGAAGGCCCGTCAGGCCGCCATGATGAGCACCTCGCGTGTGGAGCAGAAGGGCAACATCGTCGTCCGGTGGATCACCTCAACCGACCACAAGACGATCGGGTACATGTACCTGATCGCGTCGGTGATCTTCTTCCTCCTCGGTGGGGTGATGGCCCTGGTGATCCGCGCCGAGCTGTTCGCTCCGGGGATGCAGATCCTTCCCACGAAGGAGCAGTACAACCAGCTGTTCACCATGCACGGCACGATCATGCTGCTGATGTTCGCGACGCCGCTGTTCGCCGGGTTCGCGAATGCGATCATGCCCCTGCAGATCGGGGCGCCGGACGTCGCCTTTCCGCGACTGAACGCGTTCTCGTTCTGGTTGTTCTTCTTCGGCTCCATCATCGCCGTCTCGGGGTTCCTCACCCCGCAGGGCTCGGCCTCCTTCGGTTGGACGGCCTATCAGCCGCTCGCCAGCGCGACATTCACGCCCGGGGCGGGCGGCAACCTGTGGATGATGGGCCTGGGCATCAGCGGCTTCGGGACCATCCTCGGTGCGGTGAACTTCATCACGACGATCATCACAATGCGCGCGCCGGGCATGACGATGTGGCGGATGCCGGTCTTCACGTGGAACACCCTGGTCACGAGCCTCCTCGTGCTGATGGCTTTTCCCGTCCTCGCGGCGGCCCTCTTCGCGGCAGCGGCGGACCGCATCCTCGGCGCGCACATCTTCGATCCGCAGAACGGCGGTGTGCTGCTGTGGCAGCACCTGTTCTGGTTCTTCGGTCATCCCGAGGTGTACGTGATCGCTCTGCCGTTCTTCGGCATCGTCTCGGAGATCTTCCCGGTGTTCAGCCGCAAACCCTTGTTCGGCTACAAGACCATCATCTATGCCACGATCGCGATCGCCGCATACTCGGTCGCGGTCTGGGCACACCACATGTACGTCACCGGGGGAGTGCTGCTGCCGTTCTTCGCCCTGTTGACGATGTTCATCGCCGTGCCGACGGGGGTGAAGATCTTCAACTGGATCGGCACCATGTGGCGAGGATCGGTGACGTTCGAGACACCGATGGTCTTCGCGCTCGGCTTCCTCGTCACCTTCGTCTTCGGGGGGCTCACCGGCGTCATCCTCGCCTCACCTCCGCTCGACTTCCCGCTCCATGACACCTACTTCGTCGTCGCTCACTTCCACTACGTCGTCTTCGGCACCGTCGTGTTCGCGATGTTCGCCGGCTTCTACTTCTGGTGGCCGAAGTGGACCGGTCGCATGCTGAACGAGCGCCTCGGTTACGTGCACTTCTGGATGCTGTTCATCGGGTTCCACATGACATTCCTCATCCACCACTGGCTCGGCGTCGACGGGATGCCTCGCCGCTACGCCGACTACGCGGAGCAGGATCAATTCACCTGGGCGAACCAGGTCTCCACGGTCGGGGCGATGATCCTCGGCGCCTCGATGCTGCCGTTCTTCCTGAACGTCTGGATCACCGCCCGCAAGGCTCCGAAGGTCACCGTCGACGATCCCTGGGGTTACGGCGCCTCCCTGGAGTGGGCCACTTCGTGCCCGCCGCCGCGCCACAACTTCGTCGCCATGCCGCGCATCCGCAGCGAGCGTCCGGCATTCGACCTGAACCACCCCGAAGTGGGAACGGCAACCGAAGCCGCGCCGCACGCGGGTCCCAGAGCAGCGAACGAGGAGTTCGGTGAACGAGGAGTGAGCTGATCATCATGACCGCCAGCATCCTTCGCCCCACTCAGCCAGCGAACCACCGTTTTGAGGCTCCCGCACACAGGCCGACCACCCGTCTGATAGGCGTGGAAGAAGAGCTTCTCCTCCTCAATGCCGCGACTCTGGCACCCATCCCCGCATCGACCGACGTACTGCACGCCCATGCGGGCGTTGCACAGCCTGCGAACGTCGTTCTCGAGGCCGAATCCAAGCTCGAGCAGATCGAGGTGGTCAGCCCGCCCCTCCGGACATACCGAGAGCTTCTCGATGCCGTCGTGAGCGGCCGCCGGACGGCGGATCAGGCCGCGCGTATGGCGGGTGCGCGAGCGGCGGCGCTCGCGACCGTCCCGTTGCTCTGCGATTCCCACGTGGCCCCCAGCCCTCGATACGACCTGATGTCGGAGCGCTTCGCGTTGACGATGGCAGAACAACTGACCTGCGGTTTCCATGTGCACGTCACGATCGGTTCCCCGGAAGAAGGAGTGGCGATTTTGGACCGGATACGAATCTGGTTGCCGCTGCTCCTGGCACTCAGCGCGAACTCCCCCTTCTGGCGAGGCGCCGACTCGGGATACGCGAGTTACCGTTACCAGGCGTGGGGGCGATGGCCGAGCGCGGGACCATATGACTTGTTCCGATCCGCCGAGGCTTATTTCGCCACGGTCGATCAGATGGTGGGGACAGGCGTCGCGCTTGACGCAGGCATGGTCTACTTTGACGCCCGCCTTTCTACTCATGCCCCGACAGTCGAGGTCCGCGTCGCCGATGTCTGCCTCCTTCCCGAGGACGCGGTCACGATCGCCGTGATCGTGCGTGCGCTCGTGGCCGGCGCAGCTGCTGAATGGCGAGAAGGATCGCCCGCACCGGAGGTGCCCGCAGCTCTTCTGCGCCTGGCGTCTTGGCGGGCGAGCCGGTTCGGCACCAGCGAAAATCTCATCCATCCGTTCACTGGTGTGCCTCGGCCGGCCCGCGAGTGCGTCGGAGCTTTCCTCGATCACATCAACCCTCATTTCGATGGCCTCGAGGAAGCCGTCCGCGCACACCAAGGCGTGAAAGACATCCTGGCTCGCGGCACCGGGGCAGCTCACCAACGAACCCTGCTCGCTGAGCACGGCAACTGGACCGACATGATGGCCGCAGTCGTCGCACGAACCCACTCGGGCGGTGCCGATCGATGAGTGCCGACAACACGCCAACCGAACAGCATGCCCACGATCACGTGGGCGCATACATCACCAGCCACACGCCAGACATGCTCCAGCGCCTCGCCGCCTGGGTGGCGATTCCTTCCATCGCCGCAGACCCGGAACGTCGGTCAGACCTCGTCCGGTCCGCGCGCTGGCTTGCTGGCGAAATGCGCGACGCGGGATTCACCGCCACCATCTTCGAAACCGGTGACTCTC
Protein-coding regions in this window:
- a CDS encoding manganese catalase family protein, coding for MFFHRQELQHKATPDKPDAIYARKLQEVLGGQYGEITVALQYQFQAWNMHIPGKYRDLVFGIGAEEMGHVEMLAVMIAQLLEKSPLGITEDAVQSDPTVAAVIGGTDIQHGIVAGAGARPVDSMGNPWSGSYITGSGNLLADFQANANAEMQGRVQVARLHHMTDDHGVRDLLSFLLARDTMHQNQWLAAAAELQAEGVEALPVPSNFPIDKEERDVSYQYINFSDGAQAAEGSWASGPTPDGKGEFTYLPEPEAGVPMPPPTHPDSRFYGTTELPNTVEKLAGRAQDALNME
- the ctaD gene encoding cytochrome c oxidase subunit I, with product MMSTSRVEQKGNIVVRWITSTDHKTIGYMYLIASVIFFLLGGVMALVIRAELFAPGMQILPTKEQYNQLFTMHGTIMLLMFATPLFAGFANAIMPLQIGAPDVAFPRLNAFSFWLFFFGSIIAVSGFLTPQGSASFGWTAYQPLASATFTPGAGGNLWMMGLGISGFGTILGAVNFITTIITMRAPGMTMWRMPVFTWNTLVTSLLVLMAFPVLAAALFAAAADRILGAHIFDPQNGGVLLWQHLFWFFGHPEVYVIALPFFGIVSEIFPVFSRKPLFGYKTIIYATIAIAAYSVAVWAHHMYVTGGVLLPFFALLTMFIAVPTGVKIFNWIGTMWRGSVTFETPMVFALGFLVTFVFGGLTGVILASPPLDFPLHDTYFVVAHFHYVVFGTVVFAMFAGFYFWWPKWTGRMLNERLGYVHFWMLFIGFHMTFLIHHWLGVDGMPRRYADYAEQDQFTWANQVSTVGAMILGASMLPFFLNVWITARKAPKVTVDDPWGYGASLEWATSCPPPRHNFVAMPRIRSERPAFDLNHPEVGTATEAAPHAGPRAANEEFGERGVS
- a CDS encoding glutamate--cysteine ligase — translated: MTASILRPTQPANHRFEAPAHRPTTRLIGVEEELLLLNAATLAPIPASTDVLHAHAGVAQPANVVLEAESKLEQIEVVSPPLRTYRELLDAVVSGRRTADQAARMAGARAAALATVPLLCDSHVAPSPRYDLMSERFALTMAEQLTCGFHVHVTIGSPEEGVAILDRIRIWLPLLLALSANSPFWRGADSGYASYRYQAWGRWPSAGPYDLFRSAEAYFATVDQMVGTGVALDAGMVYFDARLSTHAPTVEVRVADVCLLPEDAVTIAVIVRALVAGAAAEWREGSPAPEVPAALLRLASWRASRFGTSENLIHPFTGVPRPARECVGAFLDHINPHFDGLEEAVRAHQGVKDILARGTGAAHQRTLLAEHGNWTDMMAAVVARTHSGGADR